A genomic stretch from Thermodesulfobacteriota bacterium includes:
- a CDS encoding prohibitin family protein, which produces MSSLKPKLENLNFLYPIIIIVVIVLATSAFVIVESGHVGVVRTLGAVQPIPLPEGFHLKKPFLDKVEQIDIRLTKAQSKSAAASKDLQTVQTQVTVQYSITGPTAPQTFQKIGTRDVVAATIIEPAIQESVKAVTAKYTAEQLVTKRAEVKLEIQEAIEKFIDVTLQEKEVPTALQIANVAITDFEFSDEFNRAIELKVKAEQEALQALNEKNKRVTQAEAAYQEQKLAADAAAYDIEARSRAKADAIEREAKALKSNPELIQLRLSEKWDGTLPKFTGGGAVPFINVDSALKDNQ; this is translated from the coding sequence ATGTCGTCACTCAAGCCGAAGCTGGAGAATCTGAATTTTCTTTACCCGATTATTATCATAGTCGTCATCGTGCTCGCCACGAGCGCATTCGTCATAGTCGAAAGCGGTCACGTGGGCGTCGTAAGGACCCTGGGCGCTGTGCAGCCCATACCGCTGCCCGAGGGCTTTCATTTGAAAAAGCCCTTTCTCGACAAAGTCGAGCAGATAGACATAAGGCTGACGAAGGCGCAGTCCAAGTCCGCCGCCGCGTCGAAGGACCTTCAGACAGTCCAGACCCAGGTAACCGTGCAGTATTCCATCACCGGGCCGACCGCCCCGCAGACGTTCCAGAAGATAGGGACGAGGGACGTCGTCGCCGCGACTATAATCGAGCCCGCCATACAGGAATCCGTAAAGGCCGTAACGGCCAAGTACACCGCCGAGCAGCTCGTAACCAAAAGGGCCGAAGTGAAGCTCGAAATACAGGAGGCCATCGAAAAATTCATCGACGTTACGCTTCAGGAAAAGGAAGTGCCGACAGCCCTCCAGATAGCGAACGTCGCCATAACGGACTTCGAATTCTCGGACGAATTCAACAGGGCTATCGAGCTCAAGGTAAAGGCCGAGCAGGAGGCCCTCCAGGCGCTTAACGAAAAGAACAAGAGGGTGACGCAGGCCGAGGCCGCCTACCAGGAGCAGAAGCTCGCGGCCGACGCCGCTGCTTACGACATAGAGGCAAGGTCCAGGGCCAAGGCCGACGCGATAGAGAGGGAGGCGAAGGCGCTCAAGAGTAACCCCGAGCTCATACAGCTCCGGCTGTCCGAGAAATGGGACGGCACCCTTCCGAAATTCACCGGCGGCGGCGCTGTGCCGTTCATCAACGTCGATTCCGCTTTAAAGGATAATCAGTAA
- the mraZ gene encoding division/cell wall cluster transcriptional repressor MraZ: MFRGRYEHTMTDKGRVSIPAKFREICREKYGDETFVITNFDKCLVAYPLREWNEIERKVSELPQFKQEVISFLRYLMGGAVDCPLDGQGRVLIPQSLRNHARIDKELIMIGMLTRIEIWAREVWEEEEQARAYDEFKKSRDILAGQGL, encoded by the coding sequence ATGTTTCGAGGCCGATACGAGCACACAATGACGGATAAGGGACGAGTCAGTATTCCCGCCAAGTTCCGTGAAATATGCCGCGAGAAGTACGGTGACGAGACGTTCGTGATCACCAACTTCGACAAATGCCTGGTCGCTTATCCGCTCAGGGAATGGAACGAGATCGAGCGAAAGGTCTCCGAGCTCCCGCAGTTCAAGCAGGAGGTAATCTCCTTTCTGCGATACCTCATGGGCGGGGCCGTCGACTGCCCGCTCGACGGTCAGGGTCGGGTCCTGATTCCACAATCGCTCAGAAACCACGCTCGTATAGACAAGGAACTGATCATGATCGGTATGCTGACCCGTATAGAGATATGGGCACGAGAGGTGTGGGAGGAAGAGGAGCAGGCGCGTGCATATGACGAATTCAAAAAGAGCAGGGACATACTTGCGGGACAAGGACTATAG
- the rsmH gene encoding 16S rRNA (cytosine(1402)-N(4))-methyltransferase RsmH translates to MESVAMEIEGPVHVPVMADEVTKYLVTRPEGIYVDATLGLGGHTRSILESTGCKSLVIGLDVDEEAMSLAREALLKYNGHVIYRNSNFSDIDKVLESLEIKEVDGIVADLGMSSYQLDASERGFSFMRDEPLDMRMDPRLRFTAYDLVNEMGADEISRVLRMYGEEKWAPKIAKRIVERRKTSPIKTSAELTELVSHAIPAKFHPPRTHPATRTFQALRIAVNNELENIKEFLEKAVNALKSGGRLVVISFHSLEDRIVKNFFQGLSSPCVCPPGLPVCGCGKKKVIEILTRSPVTAGEEEILANPRARSAKMRVGEKI, encoded by the coding sequence ATGGAAAGTGTTGCCATGGAGATCGAGGGGCCCGTTCACGTCCCCGTGATGGCCGACGAGGTTACGAAATACCTCGTAACGCGCCCCGAGGGAATATACGTAGACGCCACGCTCGGGCTCGGCGGGCACACGAGGTCCATACTCGAAAGTACGGGCTGCAAATCGCTCGTGATTGGGCTCGACGTAGACGAGGAAGCGATGTCACTTGCCCGCGAAGCGCTACTTAAGTACAACGGTCACGTGATTTACAGGAACAGTAATTTTTCCGACATAGACAAGGTGCTCGAAAGCCTCGAAATAAAGGAAGTGGACGGTATCGTGGCGGACCTCGGCATGTCGTCCTATCAGCTCGATGCGAGCGAGAGGGGCTTTAGCTTCATGAGGGACGAGCCGCTCGACATGAGAATGGACCCGAGGCTAAGGTTCACCGCCTACGACCTCGTGAACGAAATGGGTGCGGACGAGATATCGAGGGTGCTCAGGATGTACGGTGAAGAGAAGTGGGCCCCCAAGATAGCGAAGAGAATCGTCGAGAGAAGAAAGACGAGCCCCATAAAGACTTCTGCCGAGCTCACCGAGCTCGTATCGCATGCGATCCCCGCGAAGTTCCATCCGCCGAGAACCCATCCTGCGACGAGGACCTTCCAGGCCCTCAGGATAGCCGTAAACAACGAGCTCGAGAATATAAAGGAATTTCTGGAAAAGGCCGTAAACGCGCTTAAATCGGGCGGAAGGCTGGTTGTCATATCCTTCCATTCGCTAGAGGACAGGATAGTAAAGAATTTTTTTCAGGGGCTCTCGTCCCCGTGTGTTTGTCCGCCCGGGCTCCCGGTGTGCGGATGCGGGAAGAAGAAGGTGATCGAGATACTTACCCGCTCGCCTGTAACGGCCGGCGAAGAGGAAATACTAGCTAACCCCAGGGCGCGAAGCGCCAAGATGAGGGTGGGAGAGAAGATATAA
- the murJ gene encoding murein biosynthesis integral membrane protein MurJ: MKDKRSFARSAGLIGSLTLLSRITGYARDVVMAYFFGATAFTDAFWIAFRIPNLLRRLFAEGSLTISFIPVFTDTLENKSKEEAKKVSDVVFTILIVSVSVISVLGIIFSPYIVKLFAYGFDRPTFELAVGLNRIMFPYIFFISLTALAMGVLNSLRKFFAPAFSPILLNLAMIGTIFLLYNRYELPIYAAAVGVIIGGALQLAIQLPYLKAKGFLFSFSANLRNPAVKRIGLLIVPQLFGMAVYNLNLLVSSQYASFMQEGTVSYLYFAERLIEFPLGIIAVSIATVLLPSLSSYASRGDYDNFHGTYTFTLRLMLFILIPALAGLIALSLPICSVLYQRGEFTHEAAIFTSQTLVGYCFGLWAVGGLRVTAPAFYAMQDTKTPVVVAFFAFLLNAALGYILGFTLGLSHTGLALANSASSIFNFLLLIYLLERRTGELRAGPIVKFAILVTAISAIAAAAAWKVSTYADWAAPDLTLEKLLTLIAAMAVAVLIYVLLAKVFRIDESRYVFAVLKRGKPPIDQT, encoded by the coding sequence ATGAAGGATAAGCGGTCATTCGCCCGCTCGGCCGGGCTCATAGGGTCGCTGACGCTCCTGAGCCGCATAACGGGATACGCAAGGGACGTCGTAATGGCTTATTTCTTTGGTGCGACGGCCTTTACCGACGCATTCTGGATAGCGTTCAGGATACCTAACCTCCTCAGGAGGCTCTTCGCCGAGGGCTCCCTCACGATCTCCTTCATCCCGGTATTCACCGACACCCTCGAAAACAAATCGAAGGAAGAGGCCAAAAAGGTCTCGGACGTCGTCTTTACAATCCTCATCGTTTCCGTGTCGGTGATATCCGTCCTCGGCATCATATTTTCCCCGTACATAGTAAAGCTCTTCGCGTACGGCTTCGACCGGCCGACGTTCGAGCTCGCCGTCGGTCTCAACAGGATAATGTTCCCCTACATATTCTTCATATCGCTTACGGCCCTGGCGATGGGCGTGCTGAACTCGCTCAGGAAATTCTTCGCCCCGGCCTTTTCGCCCATTCTGCTCAACCTTGCAATGATAGGGACGATATTTCTCCTCTATAACAGGTACGAGCTGCCGATTTACGCAGCCGCCGTCGGCGTGATAATAGGCGGCGCGCTCCAGCTCGCGATACAGCTCCCGTACCTTAAGGCCAAGGGGTTTCTCTTCAGCTTCAGCGCGAATCTCCGGAACCCGGCCGTAAAGCGCATCGGTCTTCTCATCGTGCCCCAGCTTTTCGGCATGGCCGTTTACAACCTGAACCTCCTCGTAAGCTCCCAGTACGCCTCCTTCATGCAGGAAGGGACGGTCTCGTATCTCTACTTCGCCGAGAGGCTGATAGAATTCCCGCTCGGCATAATCGCCGTTTCCATCGCCACGGTCCTCCTGCCGAGCCTTTCGAGCTACGCGAGCAGGGGAGATTACGATAATTTCCACGGGACCTACACTTTCACGCTAAGGCTCATGCTGTTCATTCTCATACCGGCCCTCGCGGGTCTCATCGCTCTAAGTCTGCCGATATGCAGCGTCCTTTATCAGAGGGGCGAGTTCACTCACGAGGCGGCGATATTCACGTCCCAGACGCTCGTCGGCTACTGCTTCGGGCTCTGGGCCGTCGGGGGGCTCAGGGTTACGGCCCCCGCGTTTTACGCCATGCAGGATACGAAAACCCCGGTCGTGGTCGCCTTCTTCGCTTTCCTCCTCAACGCGGCGCTGGGGTACATTCTCGGGTTCACGCTCGGTCTCAGCCACACGGGCCTCGCGCTGGCGAACTCGGCGTCCTCCATATTCAACTTCCTCCTCCTCATTTACCTTCTCGAAAGAAGGACCGGCGAGCTCAGGGCCGGGCCGATAGTGAAGTTCGCCATACTGGTGACGGCCATATCGGCAATCGCCGCCGCTGCCGCGTGGAAGGTATCGACGTACGCCGACTGGGCTGCCCCGGATCTCACGCTCGAAAAGCTGCTCACACTCATCGCGGCGATGGCTGTGGCCGTGCTGATTTACGTCCTTCTGGCCAAGGTGTTCAGGATCGACGAGTCCCGCTACGTTTTCGCCGTGCTGAAAAGAGGAAAGCCTCCCATAGACCAGACCTAA
- the aroQ gene encoding type II 3-dehydroquinate dehydratase, with amino-acid sequence MRILVIHGPNLNMLGKREPEIYGSSTLDDVNTRLGKEAKELGAEVEFFQSNSEGEIVGRIQAAMDSTDGILINPGGYTHTSVAIRDAILSTGLPVVEAHMSNIYKREDFRQKSYVSAVALGVVSGFGADSYSLGLRGLVNYLKGKAGS; translated from the coding sequence ATGAGGATACTCGTAATCCACGGACCAAACCTCAACATGCTCGGGAAGCGCGAGCCCGAAATCTACGGCTCCTCGACGCTCGACGACGTAAACACGAGGCTCGGTAAAGAGGCAAAGGAGCTCGGGGCGGAAGTGGAATTCTTTCAGTCGAACTCCGAGGGCGAGATCGTGGGACGCATACAGGCCGCGATGGACTCCACGGACGGCATACTGATAAACCCCGGAGGATACACACACACGAGCGTCGCGATAAGGGACGCGATACTCTCGACGGGGCTTCCGGTCGTCGAGGCGCACATGTCGAACATCTACAAGAGAGAAGACTTCCGGCAAAAGTCCTACGTCTCGGCCGTAGCCCTGGGCGTCGTGTCCGGATTCGGCGCGGACAGCTATTCCCTCGGCCTCAGGGGGCTGGTAAATTATCTTAAAGGGAAGGCGGGAAGCTGA
- the recJ gene encoding single-stranded-DNA-specific exonuclease RecJ produces the protein MKKHWSLKKENPKLREKLSKALGIFPITAQLLINRGIDNEAEASQFLNSTLFDLPSPYLMKGMDKAVERIKRALENREKIAIYGDYDVDGVTSTALFYTFMKGLGADVTYYNPDRIKEGYGVNADAVRKLARGGVTLIISGDCGITAVKEVEEARALGVDFIVTDHHKPPEELPNAVSILNPQLSDCKYPGKGITGVGVVFNLVIALRRALREDGFFGREEPNLAEYLDLVALGTVADCAPLMDVNRIFVREGIKRMEKPRRIGIQALKEASSINGGITSYDLGFKLGPRINASGRLSSAAKAVELFISENIDDAREIAKALSRENSSRQNIEGEILRQALAQVELDPAILRENSIVLASRDWHPGIIGIVASRIVERYERPVMMIAVGEDGTGKGSGRSVKGVNIYAALSECRELLLQFGGHEQAAGISIREDRIGELRDMLERAISNIGADYRATLDIDCAVTLDEITESLVTELGMLEPYGIGNPEPVLVAESVEVVSKRVFKDKHIGLKVRQGGRPLDAVWFNAPDGADITDRIDLVFTPEFNAWNGRKEIRLKIRDAGR, from the coding sequence ATGAAAAAACACTGGTCCTTAAAAAAGGAAAATCCGAAGTTAAGAGAAAAGCTCTCGAAGGCGCTCGGTATCTTTCCCATAACCGCGCAGCTTCTTATAAACCGCGGGATAGATAACGAGGCCGAGGCTTCCCAGTTCCTTAACAGCACGCTCTTCGACCTGCCGTCGCCCTACCTCATGAAAGGAATGGACAAGGCAGTCGAGAGGATAAAAAGGGCCCTCGAAAACCGCGAGAAAATCGCCATCTACGGGGACTACGACGTTGACGGCGTGACGTCCACCGCACTCTTTTACACATTCATGAAGGGGCTCGGGGCCGACGTAACGTACTACAACCCCGACAGGATTAAGGAAGGCTACGGAGTAAACGCCGACGCCGTGAGGAAGCTCGCGCGGGGCGGCGTCACGCTCATAATCTCCGGCGACTGCGGCATAACGGCGGTGAAGGAAGTCGAGGAGGCGCGGGCTCTCGGCGTGGACTTCATAGTCACGGACCACCACAAGCCGCCCGAGGAGCTTCCGAACGCCGTATCGATACTCAACCCCCAGCTCTCCGACTGCAAATATCCCGGCAAGGGCATAACGGGCGTCGGGGTCGTCTTCAATCTGGTCATCGCCTTGAGACGCGCGCTCAGGGAGGACGGGTTCTTCGGAAGGGAAGAGCCCAACCTCGCCGAGTATCTCGACCTCGTCGCGCTCGGGACGGTTGCCGACTGCGCGCCTCTCATGGACGTAAACCGCATCTTCGTCAGGGAAGGCATAAAGAGGATGGAGAAGCCGAGGCGCATAGGCATTCAGGCGCTCAAGGAAGCGAGCAGCATAAACGGCGGCATAACGTCGTACGACCTCGGCTTTAAGCTCGGCCCGAGGATAAACGCCTCGGGCAGGCTTTCGAGCGCCGCCAAGGCCGTCGAGCTCTTCATATCCGAGAACATCGACGACGCGAGAGAGATAGCCAAAGCGCTCAGCAGGGAGAACTCAAGCAGGCAGAACATCGAGGGCGAAATACTCAGGCAGGCGCTCGCTCAGGTCGAGCTCGACCCGGCGATACTCCGCGAGAACTCGATCGTGCTCGCGTCCCGCGACTGGCACCCGGGCATCATAGGCATCGTCGCGTCGCGCATCGTCGAAAGATACGAGAGGCCGGTCATGATGATAGCCGTGGGCGAAGACGGCACCGGAAAGGGCTCGGGCAGGAGCGTAAAGGGCGTCAATATCTACGCCGCACTCTCCGAGTGCAGGGAGCTTCTCCTCCAGTTCGGCGGCCACGAGCAGGCGGCGGGAATCTCCATAAGGGAAGACAGAATCGGCGAGCTGAGGGACATGCTCGAAAGAGCTATTTCGAACATAGGCGCCGACTACAGGGCCACGCTCGACATCGACTGCGCCGTGACGCTCGACGAGATAACCGAAAGCCTCGTAACGGAGCTCGGCATGCTGGAGCCCTACGGCATCGGCAATCCTGAGCCCGTGCTCGTGGCGGAATCGGTCGAGGTCGTCTCGAAGCGCGTCTTCAAAGACAAGCACATAGGGCTCAAGGTCAGGCAGGGCGGAAGGCCCCTCGACGCCGTGTGGTTCAACGCCCCCGACGGGGCGGATATAACGGACAGGATAGACCTCGTTTTCACACCGGAATTCAACGCCTGGAACGGAAGGAAGGAAATCAGGCTGAAAATCCGGGACGCCGGCCGCTGA
- a CDS encoding DUF4911 domain-containing protein yields MPTIYIKLKDNSETVYFQSIMGTYAHIAWVRTENPSSGVMHVIHTPDSTGETRAVLDKLKKELEFEEVVEDGQISTPDADRNEG; encoded by the coding sequence ATGCCGACCATATACATCAAGCTCAAAGACAACAGCGAAACAGTTTATTTTCAATCGATCATGGGCACTTACGCCCACATCGCCTGGGTGCGGACCGAGAACCCCTCCTCGGGCGTAATGCACGTCATTCATACGCCCGACAGTACCGGCGAAACCAGGGCGGTTCTCGACAAACTAAAAAAAGAGCTGGAATTCGAAGAGGTTGTGGAAGACGGACAGATATCAACACCGGACGCGGACAGGAATGAAGGATAA
- a CDS encoding penicillin-binding transpeptidase domain-containing protein — translation MRPKRTSKRISLGKDLERPKWKVSILGGFVLVLFAMVAVKALDLQILDRDRAFQLARKQHQGSSTLLPRRGKILDRNNKDLAVNVEVKSVFANPYAVKEPAELSKTLSSKLDMAEKTTMSKLSSKASFVWLKRLVEPEVSTELESMKLEGVGFIEEPKRVYPNGHLMGQVLGFTNIDSTGIEGIEYRYDDLLIGKPGKITLKKDAYGRKIINNPDIVEDFGDENISGHEIVLTIDAQIQHIVERELKEGIERMNGEKGMAIVLNPETGEVLAMASYPFLDPNDYRKYPLENRRNLPIWYTYEPGSTMKVFLASAALQEGKATPETTFFCENGRRKIGGRTIKDVKSYGTLTLADVIRVSSNIGASKIGELLGKDTYYSYLKKFGFGDKTGIDLPGESGGLLYSPKHWGKIELATISFGQGVSVTALQLASALSAIANGGYLMKPHLVKKITGPDGTVIRENEPEVVSRVLSYDTAATVTRIMERVVEEGTGKRAAIPGYKVAGKTGTAQIPDPVNGGYYSDRYIASFIGFVPSDDPKLTMVVVVEAPKKLTHGGSVAAPIFKEIAEKVLFHLGISPSTNVAGAKIMPDLSGKSVRDILKWSEEQGVKVRVNGSGFVTGQTPPPGDTIKDGMVCSVEFKQNI, via the coding sequence ATGAGGCCGAAGAGAACCTCCAAAAGAATTTCGCTGGGAAAGGACCTCGAAAGGCCGAAGTGGAAAGTTTCCATTCTCGGCGGATTTGTCCTTGTTCTCTTCGCGATGGTCGCGGTCAAGGCGCTCGACCTCCAGATACTCGACAGGGACCGTGCATTCCAGCTCGCCAGAAAGCAGCACCAGGGAAGCTCGACGCTCCTTCCCAGGAGGGGCAAGATTCTCGACAGGAATAATAAAGACCTCGCCGTCAACGTCGAGGTGAAATCCGTTTTCGCGAACCCCTACGCCGTAAAGGAGCCGGCCGAGCTTTCGAAGACACTGTCGTCCAAGCTAGACATGGCCGAAAAGACGACCATGAGCAAGCTGTCGTCGAAGGCGTCGTTCGTTTGGCTCAAGAGGCTTGTCGAGCCCGAAGTCTCAACCGAGCTCGAATCCATGAAGCTCGAAGGCGTGGGTTTTATTGAAGAGCCAAAGAGGGTTTATCCGAACGGGCACCTCATGGGGCAGGTCCTCGGGTTCACCAACATAGACTCCACAGGAATCGAGGGAATCGAATACCGTTACGACGACCTCCTCATAGGAAAGCCGGGGAAGATCACGCTCAAGAAGGACGCTTACGGAAGGAAGATAATAAACAATCCCGATATAGTAGAGGATTTCGGTGATGAAAACATATCCGGGCACGAAATCGTGCTTACGATAGACGCCCAGATACAGCACATAGTGGAAAGGGAGCTCAAGGAAGGCATCGAGCGGATGAACGGCGAGAAGGGCATGGCTATCGTGCTTAATCCCGAAACGGGCGAGGTGCTGGCCATGGCGTCCTATCCGTTCCTCGATCCCAACGACTACAGGAAATACCCGCTCGAAAACAGGAGAAACCTGCCGATATGGTACACGTACGAGCCGGGCTCGACGATGAAGGTGTTTTTAGCGTCGGCAGCGCTCCAGGAAGGAAAGGCCACGCCCGAGACGACGTTCTTCTGCGAGAACGGACGGCGCAAGATAGGCGGTAGAACCATTAAGGACGTAAAGTCTTACGGCACGCTGACGCTCGCCGACGTTATAAGGGTGTCGAGCAACATCGGGGCATCGAAAATAGGAGAGCTTCTCGGAAAGGACACTTACTACAGCTATCTCAAGAAATTCGGCTTTGGAGACAAGACGGGCATAGACCTTCCGGGTGAATCCGGAGGGCTCCTCTACAGCCCGAAGCACTGGGGCAAGATAGAGCTCGCGACCATATCCTTCGGCCAGGGCGTATCCGTAACCGCGCTTCAATTGGCCTCTGCGTTGTCCGCCATAGCGAACGGCGGGTATCTCATGAAGCCTCACCTCGTAAAGAAAATTACGGGACCGGACGGCACCGTCATAAGGGAAAACGAGCCCGAGGTCGTGAGCAGGGTTCTCTCCTACGACACTGCGGCCACGGTTACCCGCATAATGGAAAGGGTGGTCGAGGAAGGAACCGGGAAAAGGGCGGCAATCCCCGGGTATAAAGTCGCCGGGAAGACCGGCACGGCCCAGATACCCGACCCCGTTAACGGCGGGTATTATTCAGACAGGTACATTGCATCGTTTATCGGATTTGTCCCTTCGGACGACCCGAAGCTGACGATGGTGGTAGTGGTCGAAGCGCCGAAGAAGCTCACTCACGGCGGCTCGGTCGCAGCCCCGATATTCAAGGAGATCGCGGAAAAGGTTCTCTTTCACCTGGGCATCTCGCCGAGCACGAACGTAGCGGGGGCGAAAATAATGCCCGACCTAAGCGGCAAGAGCGTACGGGATATACTGAAATGGTCCGAGGAGCAGGGGGTGAAGGTCCGGGTGAACGGAAGCGGCTTCGTGACGGGCCAGACCCCTCCGCCCGGGGATACGATAAAGGACGGCATGGTCTGCTCCGTAGAGTTCAAGCAGAACATATGA
- a CDS encoding cellulase family glycosylhydrolase, which produces MRSALLVFSMLCLFSGSSLAYNVEDGSVYDEEGERVNLYGVNWFGFETGDHVVHGLWARNWKDMIAQIKGLGFTAVRVPFCPATLDNTGVSSINYALNPDLPGLGSLDILDRVLAELDRRGLYILLDFHNYDCGSINELWYWSGYSEEDWISDLVFVADRYEGLDSFVGIDIKNEPHGPATWGTGNPSTDWKLAAEKAAGAVLDVNPDILVFVQGIQDNPTCSSRTSHWWGGNLEPAGCYPLDIPADKLVLSPHVYGPDVYVQPYFNAADFPANMPDIWDMHFGYLHDLGYAVIIGEFGGRYGHGGDSRDKAWQDAIIDYMEEKGMTDFFYWSWNPNSTDTGGILKDDWRSVWQDKVDLLSQLMDGSAGNPPDEPECSDSEDNDGDGLTDYPADTGCSSVDDDDESDEQPGGGVEVGVTINDDWGTGYCARVTVRNDGAQAVDWVVTFDIEGTVRDLWNAEYSQSGSTVTAEGVSWNNIVNPSQAVEFGFCADRTGPSPTPAPTPVPTPAPTPVPAPTPTPSQTPVPTPAPGGGLATTVRINDDWGTGYCAEVAVANSSASDVDWLVTFPIDGRMRNIWNAVYTQSGSEITAGGVSWNNIVRAHGTVNFGFCATR; this is translated from the coding sequence ATGCGATCCGCACTGCTAGTATTTTCCATGCTCTGTCTATTTTCGGGGAGTTCCCTTGCCTATAACGTCGAGGACGGAAGCGTCTACGACGAAGAGGGAGAAAGGGTAAATCTGTACGGCGTAAACTGGTTCGGGTTCGAGACGGGGGATCACGTGGTCCACGGGCTCTGGGCCCGGAACTGGAAGGACATGATAGCCCAGATAAAGGGCCTCGGATTCACGGCCGTGAGGGTGCCCTTCTGCCCGGCGACGCTCGATAACACCGGCGTATCCAGCATAAACTACGCCCTTAACCCCGACCTCCCGGGGCTCGGGTCGCTCGACATTCTCGACCGCGTGCTCGCCGAGCTCGACAGGCGGGGGCTTTATATTCTGCTCGATTTCCACAACTACGACTGCGGCTCCATTAACGAGCTCTGGTACTGGTCCGGCTATTCCGAGGAGGACTGGATTTCGGACCTCGTCTTCGTGGCCGATAGGTACGAAGGGTTGGACAGTTTTGTAGGTATAGACATTAAAAACGAGCCCCACGGCCCGGCCACCTGGGGAACGGGCAATCCGTCAACGGACTGGAAGCTAGCCGCCGAAAAGGCCGCAGGCGCGGTGCTCGACGTGAACCCGGACATTCTCGTATTCGTCCAGGGCATACAGGACAATCCCACGTGCAGCAGCCGGACGAGCCACTGGTGGGGCGGGAACCTTGAGCCCGCCGGCTGTTATCCGCTCGACATCCCGGCGGACAAGCTCGTCCTCAGCCCGCACGTTTACGGGCCCGACGTTTACGTCCAGCCATATTTCAACGCCGCTGATTTTCCGGCCAACATGCCCGACATCTGGGACATGCACTTCGGTTATCTCCACGACCTCGGCTATGCCGTCATCATCGGCGAGTTCGGCGGGAGGTACGGCCACGGGGGCGATTCGAGGGACAAGGCATGGCAGGACGCGATCATAGACTATATGGAAGAGAAGGGCATGACCGATTTCTTCTACTGGTCGTGGAATCCGAACAGCACCGACACCGGCGGCATACTGAAGGACGACTGGCGGAGCGTGTGGCAGGACAAGGTCGATCTCCTCTCGCAGCTTATGGACGGTTCTGCCGGAAATCCGCCAGACGAGCCCGAGTGCTCTGACAGCGAGGACAACGACGGCGACGGTCTTACCGACTATCCGGCCGATACGGGGTGCTCCTCTGTGGATGATGACGACGAAAGTGACGAGCAGCCCGGCGGCGGGGTGGAAGTGGGCGTGACCATCAACGACGACTGGGGCACTGGTTATTGCGCGAGGGTTACGGTCAGGAACGACGGCGCCCAGGCGGTCGACTGGGTCGTCACCTTCGACATCGAGGGCACGGTGCGCGACCTCTGGAACGCGGAGTACAGCCAGTCCGGGAGCACCGTCACTGCAGAGGGGGTTTCGTGGAATAATATCGTAAACCCGTCCCAGGCGGTAGAGTTCGGCTTCTGCGCCGACAGGACGGGCCCGTCACCGACACCGGCCCCGACGCCCGTTCCCACGCCCGCGCCGACACCGGTGCCTGCTCCTACGCCGACTCCGAGCCAGACCCCGGTCCCGACGCCCGCGCCGGGAGGAGGCCTCGCGACGACGGTGCGCATCAACGACGACTGGGGCACGGGATACTGCGCCGAGGTTGCGGTCGCGAATTCGTCCGCGTCGGACGTAGACTGGCTCGTGACGTTCCCGATAGACGGCAGGATGAGGAATATCTGGAACGCCGTCTACACGCAGAGCGGGAGCGAGATTACGGCCGGAGGGGTTTCGTGGAATAACATAGTGCGGGCGCACGGCACGGTGAATTTCGGCTTCTGCGCCACACGTTAG